DNA from Plasmodium falciparum 3D7 genome assembly, chromosome: 8:
ttttttgagaatttatatatataaaatttttttgatgtaataattttgtatatGAAATTCTAATATAGTTATTATTTATGcattttgcttttttttttttttttttgtttttttaaaaaaatgaaaaataaaaataagtatGATTATTtactaaaattattattagtgGGTGATTCCAGCGTAGGTAAGGatcataacaaaaaaaaaaaaaaaaaaaaaatgaaaaaaagaaaagaaaagaaaagaaaaagaaaagaaaaagaaaagaaaaaaaaaagaaaaagtgaAACGATTTGcagaaaatttttttttttttttattttaaggatatataaaaatatgacattataataaagactttcgtaatattattttaattttttttttttttttttttttttttttttttttgtgcttAGGAAAGAGTAGTATATTATGTAGATACTCCGATAACCAATTTGAAGAGAAAGTTTTATCCACAATAGGTAACaagaaaaacataaaaaaaataaatatgaataaataaatatataaatatatataagtatatttatatatatatatatttatatatatatatatttatatatatatatatttatatatatatatatattatatgtagtgttatatttatgtgtccGTATGATTTACCAAAcctgttcatatatatttatatatattttaaaacccCTTTAATTTAACAAATCCGTAGGTATTGATTTTaaagtaaaatatttaaaaatcgataataaaacaataaaagtAGGAATATGGGATACGGCAGGTCAAGAAAGATTTAGAACTTTGACTTCTGCGTATTATAGAAATGCTCACGCAATTATTCTTGTATAGTAcgttggaaaaaaaaaaaaaaaaaaaaaaaaaaaaaaaaaaaaaatatatatatatatatataaagtgtacacacacatatttatatatatatatatatatatttttttttatatatttatttatgttcatAACATTCCATATTCATtgtcatttattatttatttatttatttttttttttttttttaccccCTCTTTTTCTCATGTTAGCGATTGTACCGTTAGAGAATCCTTTGAAAACCTAGACGTTTGGATTAACGAGATAGATAAATATTCTACCAATAAAAACGCGATAAAAATGCTTGTTGCCAATAAAATTGATAAACCTAATCATGAAGTTACGAAAGATGAAGGAAAAAATTTCGCTTTCGAAAATAATATGCTCTTTTGTGAAACCAGTgcaaaaaatgatattaatataactTACTGTTTTGAAGAATTAATACaacaaattttaaataatccaTCTTTGTTAGAGTTAAGTATTGTAACCAAAAATTTAAAACTTGGAAAGAAAGAGGAAAGCCGATCCAATTGCGCTTGTTAATTTTAACATTAAATGGGTGTTATGTGCACCCATGTACATGCGgacatatgttatatatataaatatatatatatatgccatcatatttgtatatatatatatatatatatatatatatttatatatatttatatccttttaacaatttatttattttttttttctttttctttttttttttttttttttgcccATATTATGTGtccatatatattgtatgctaaaataatttaatacttataattatatatatatatatatatatattatataatagtgttattattttgctttttatgaaatttataaagattcctattttaataattttatgtgTTCATTTtctgttattttttattttgtcttttttattcttatgtttatgggtatatataataaatattatattatatatatattgtatatattatatatgtatgtggatatatatatatatatatatatatatatacaatatatatctatatttatttgtatatgaaaaaatatatgttattatactAATTAtcatgtttttctttttttttttttttttttttttttttttttttatacgtatgatataaatattatatatatatatatatatatatataatatatatattatatttttatatttattttattaatattttaatctttaatgaaaaaaaaaaaaaaagtacattCTCTATTtcatgtgtatatatatattaatataaatatttatatatatatgtgtatatctattttataatgtaataattttttttgtaaatttcaatatatatttta
Protein-coding regions in this window:
- a CDS encoding ras-related protein Rab-18: MKNKNKYDYLLKLLLVGDSSVGKSSILCRYSDNQFEEKVLSTIGIDFKVKYLKIDNKTIKVGIWDTAGQERFRTLTSAYYRNAHAIILVYDCTVRESFENLDVWINEIDKYSTNKNAIKMLVANKIDKPNHEVTKDEGKNFAFENNMLFCETSAKNDINITYCFEELIQQILNNPSLLELSIVTKNLKLGKKEESRSNCAC